Sequence from the bacterium genome:
TTCCAGCTCCTCATTGGGATTCAAGGCCAGATTGATGAGAATCGGCCTGCGCTCGCCATAAATTGACATGGAATACTCATTATTGCCTTTGCCGAGCATCTCCCCGGACTTGATCCCGGTCAATTTCTCCATCGCTGAATTCCAGGCAATCACCCGGCCCTCCCGGTCTACGACGAAAGTGGCATCGGGGACAAAATCGATAATGTCCGCCAGTCGTCTTTCCAGGCTGTCTGCGTGTTCCATAAGCCGGAGCTGGGAACCACGGACGCTTTCCATCATGGCATTAAACGTAGTGGCCAGAACTCCCAGCTCATCGTTGCTTTTGACGGTCACCGGCTGGTCGAGCTGCCCTTTTTGCACTCTTTCGGCGGCATTGGCCAGTTCGGTCAAGGGATTTGTCAGCCTGCGTGCGAAAAGGATAGCGATCGCGCCCGCGAACAAGGCGGTTAAAAAGAGGAGGAGCCATTGCTGGCGGGTGGTTTTTCGAAAGAGCTGCTGGATGATGCTCTGACTGGAACGGATAGGACCGTAGAATTCATCCATATACGTCGTCGCGCTGACCATCAGGGTGACGCCCTGGACCGGACTGTGGATCGGGGTGGTAATCATGAACTTCTGGCGCACCGATCCATCGGCGTCCACCCAGTCGTAATAGCCCTCTCCCTCCTTGCCATCCAGGCTCTGTTTGAATACTTCCCAGAACGCCGGCAGCTTAACGGAGAAGTCGTGCATGTCATGGTTGACAATGGCGGGGTTCGGGTGAAAACGGGTGATTGCCGTACCGGTCTCCCAGAGAGCGGTGTAACCTGTCTCACCCACTTTCTGGCCTGCCAGTTTCAAAAACTCCTGGTCCTTCTGAAGGTCCTCGATGCTGGCCTGGGGATGGGTCAGGATGAATATCTCCGCCTGGCGGGCGACATCCCGGGCTTTCTGACGGATCGACTCCTCGCCCAGGCCTCTAAGCGCCTCCGTGCTCTGCGAAACCGCCAGTGAGCCCACTCCCTTGATTGCGCGCTGGCTGAGATAACCTACGATCAGCGTGGGAACAGTGGCCGCTATCAAAAAACAGAGGACAATACGGGTGGTGATTTTCATTTTTATTCCCGGAATGAGTAGTACTTCTCAAGTTTCTCCAATTGTCGGGAGGTGTCCGACTGGTCACTCGAACGGGGATTTTCTGTCATTTCTTTTAGAATGGCTGCGGATTCCAACAGAACTCCGATAACTTCCGGCCCGGGCGCAAGCTTTCGGGCGCAGATGAGATTCATGGTCTTTTCCATCGCATAGGCCAGTTCCCGGATGTTTTGCAGAGCCATGTATCCTGCGCTGCCTTTAACCGAGTGAAAAGCCCTGAATACCTTGTCCGCCAACTTGTCATCCCTGTCCCGGCCAGCAGTTTCCAGAGCCAGCAGATCGTCTTCAATCCCTCTCAGGTTCTCCTCTGCGTCCTCGATAAACATCAGTAAGGTCTCTTCATCGAATTCCATCCGGCCCTCTTTTTGAATACTTTTTCACGGGTGCTATTAAGTTTTATTCCAGGTATGCCCGCAACGATCTTTCAATTTTAGCCTTCATGTGTTCTCTTGTCGCACCTTTAAGTATGTAATTTACAGCGCCAAGCTTGAGACATTTGGTAACGATATCCGAGTCTCCGATGGAGGTCAGCATCACGACCCGGGCAAAGGGGGCAAGTTCGGTTATCTCCTCCAGCACCACGTCACCATTTTTCCCCGGCATGTGTATATCCAGAATCAGAAGGTCGGGCTTTTCTCTTTTAAACAGTTCGACCACCTCATCGCCGTTGGACGCCTCGCCTACCACTTCGTATTTCATGGAAACCAGCAGCTTCCTGAGCATCTGCCGGAAAAAAGTCTGATCATCGGCAATGAGCACACGCGGTATCTTCGCAATGCTCGATATACCTTCCAACTTTTTCAATATATCCGCAATGTTTGCCTCGTTGCTTGACTCCGCGTGCTTGATCAATTCGATCAGAATTTCTGTTGAATTCAACAGAGCGTTGACCACGTGAGGAAGCGGCAACATGGTTTTATAATGGACCATACTCAGAATATTCCCTATCAAGCTGGCCAGGGCCTCAATGTTTTTAAGCTCCATTGATTTTGCGCCGTGTTCAATGGAGAGCATGGTCTGAATTAATTCATCTGCCAGCACATTATCTATTTCCGTTGATTCCCAGGCCTCGAGAGCGTTTATTTTCTTTTCAATTTCTTTCGTTTTGTCGAGAGAGCCCTCAACAAACGATTGTAAGGTCTGGCCGTCGAAAACCATCTTTTCCTCCCAATACTGAATACCTTATCTTTTTTTAATGTCCCATTCGGGAGCGGGAGAAAATTCTGCACCTTCAGGCGACGACTTTGGTATGCTTACGGTGAACGATCGGGAAAGCATTATCTACTCCATCCCGAGGATTCATGGATTCGAGATGGTTTCACGCGGCAGTAAAGAGGTCTTAATCGCCCTTTGGGACTGTTGATTTTGGAGATTCATTCTGGGCGTTTCCATGCAGTGGCTTGATCTCAGCGGTTGCCAGGGCAGGCTGACCAAGCCTATCGCTTTTATTGTCAACCGGTTTTGTGGTTATTGATTTGTCAGACATTTTATATTTGCGCGACCTTTGATTCAATGGTACATAGAATCATGTCTGTTTTTTTGCTTGGTTTTAATGTATCGGGCTCCGCAGCTCAGAAACATGATCTGTTGGAGGTTATTTCCTTAATCCACTGCAGATTGATGCTATTCAGCCGGGGAAACGTGAGAAACCTTCTACGCGATTAAATCAGAGGTCCCTTCCAATTAATAAGAAAAGAGACAAATGTCAATATAGACCTTAGTCTTACACACCCGATATCTTGTCTTGTTTTCGCCGCAGGCTGTCGGAATATTGAAAAATCAGCTTGAGAGCTAATACTTTCAACAGAATTCAATGGATTGAACCACATAGACTGGATTAAGAAATCAGGAATATGTGCATTGTCGCAGGTCATTCTGTGTCAGTTTATGCCGGAATCGGGGTTAAACTATTAAATTCGTGCCAATCTGCAGCCTCACCCTGAAAGCATGACATACAGCCTCCATGCGCCTCTGGCTTTAGATAAAAGGAGTAAGAAAGAGGAGGGAAACTGCCTGAAGGGGTCTGTCAAGCCGGAGGCCGCGGGTTCAAGTCTCGTCGGCCCCGCCACCAATAGAGAAGGGCCTGGGAGATCCTCCCAGACCCTTTTTTATCGAAGCTCCGCTCTCCGGGCGTTGTCCGCAGAGAGCAGTAGTGATTTGTCAGCAAGCCGCACGCCGAGCCTGCCGGCTCACTTGACCGGTTTCGTGGAAAATTTCAAGAACGTAAAGGTTTCCGGGATGTGCGAATTCATATAGCCGTGCTTGTTCCAGGTCCATCCGGCGCACTGCTCCAGCTTGGTCCCGTCACGGCCGCAGTGCTGGAACCGCGAGCAGTCGATCCGCCACATGTCTCCATCCACGGGCGGCAGCGCGCGGCCATCCGCCAGGGGCGCCAGTTCAGCCCAGGGAAGGGCCAGCTCCACGCTCCAGCCCCGGTCCTCGACATTGTCCTGGTTTATTACCCCGTCGACATGAACCGCGTGTTTCATCCCGGTGATATCGAAATCGAAAAACCCGGTCCGCTCGCCGCGCGGATGCATCGGGGGTATGAACTGGGAGAGCTTTTCGGTTTTCCGCAGCGTGGGCGACCATTCGGTCGTCGGGTAGGCCGACCCGGGTTGGCCCAGGACATCATCCCAGATCCAGAAGACCTCGTAGATTGTGTTCAGCGCGTTGATTTCCAGCTCGTAGTAGGCGTCACGGCCGGCGATAAACAATTCGACATCGTTATCCTCCCAGATACGGGAGTCCTGCTCGGTGAGCCTGGCGCGGACATGGGTCTCCTCGATCCGGTACCCGATATACAGATAGCTGTCGTCCCAGAGCAGCTTTACCCGCGAGTCGAAAAACGCCGGTTCGCCGGAGATGATGTCGACAAACGGCGAGGACCACGGGGCCGCCTGCCAGCACGGTTCATCCAGCCTGCCGTCGACCGTGATCTCGCCGCTCGCCCGGTGGCAGGTGTATTCCGCGAGTTTCTGACGGCTGATTTTTTCGAGATCGATCATGGTTTGGGCTCCAGCCTTGCTTGCAGGTAAAATCGAGAGAAGGAAAACGGTCAACAGCTCAAAGGTTGTCATTCGCCTCATCATTTACGCTCCTGGGCTCATTCTGGACCTGACTTCCTCAGATGCGGTTTTTCGATCGGCCCGGCTTGGATGAACTCACTTTTTTCGATTACATGAAAGATTGTCAGTTTGAATCGAGATTTGGCCTGCCCCGGAAGTATAGCACCAATTACGAGAGAACTCAAAGGTGGAGCACACGGTACAAGCTTTGGGTTTTAGCCAGGGAATTACATTGCCTGTTTTTTGCTTTTTTGTTTGCATTTAAACAACAGTCTTAAAAGATTTTGCCTTGGAGCAGGTTGAATTATCGGTGGCAAACAATAATAATGTCACACTTTTGCATAATGGTCGTCTGCTTTACTTGGGAAAAAACTGATAATGATGAGAATGAGAAGAATTTCTCTCCTTTTATCAACCCTCGCCATCCTTGTTGGTTCCCACAGGAACCTCTACGCGGTGAAATATCCTTTCAGAACCTATACTGCCAAAGACGGACTGGCGTCGAATCAGGTCGGCTCGATCCTGCAAGACCGTAAAGGCTGCCTCTGGTTATCGACTCAGGGCGGAATTTCCAGGTTCAATGGTTTGAATTTTACCAATTACAGCGTAACGGATGGTTTAGCCGGCAACAGCGCTCTAAAAATCTTCGAGGATTCCCGGGGCGGCCTCTGGGCCAGTTTCTGGGGAGGGGGAGTGAGCAGGTATGACGGGGAGAAGTGGACCACTCTGAGCGATGATTATCTGCGGGACAACACTGTCTGGACTTTTTTCGAGGATTCCCGCGGCCGACTGTGGGTGACTACCTTCGGGGCCGGTGTGGCTTGTCTCGACAAGGCCGGGTGGCAATATCACACCGTCGCCGATGGACTGCCCGATAACCGGGTCAGGACTGTATTTGAGGACTCCAAAGGCAACCTGTGGTTCGGGTTCCAGCAGTATGGAGTCTGCCGTTTCGATGGCAAGAACTGGAAACACTTCTATCCTCTGGGACCGGGAGCGCTTTGCCAGATCAACTCCATTGTCGAGGATAAAGAGGGCGACATCTGGCTCGCCGGCTACAGCAAAATAAAAAGAGAGAGTGTAGCCATAGAAATCAGAGGGACTGTTGAACAGGGGAACTACAGGATTTTCGACCACAAGGATGGTATCCCGCTGGGTTCTGATCCCTCACTTTTACAGGACAGCCAGGGCAATATCTGGTACAGTGCACAGGGCGGCGGTGTGGGGGTTTATGACGGCACAGGCTGGAAGACATACACCACGCAAAATGGGCTGCCCTCCGATAATATCACCTCGATCTTCGAGGATAAGGAAAAGAACCTGTGGTTCGGCACCTGGGGAGACGGGTTGGTGCGGCTCAGCGACAGGGCTTTCGTGACCTATACCGAGGCGGATGGACTGCCGGGGAACTCGGTTGCCCCCGCGCTTGAGGATAGGCAGGGAAACCTCTGGTTTAACGACCGGTATGTCGAGGGAGTCGCCAGGTATGACGGCAATAAATGGACTACGTATACCTCGCGTGACGGCTTGTGCAGCGACCATATAGTACATCTTTATATGGACAGCAAGGGCGTTATCTGGTTTTCGTCCGGCTACGAAATAAGTACATTAGACGGTTCGAGGTGGAAAAATTATATTCTCGAAAATCAATGGATCAACAGGTCTTTTTTTGAGGACAGAAATGGCGTCATTTACATCGGGACGTTTCAATACAAGTTCAACGGACGGACAATCGAGCCTTGTTTATTGAAAGGAGAAAATCCCGATTCCCCTCCCTCGGTCCTTTCGACAGCTCAAGACACGGCCGGCAATTTGCTGTTCGGCACCACGGAGTGCCTGCTGGTCTTTAACGGCACCGACCTCAGAAAGCTGGAACGAGGCAGAGTAATCAATGCAATTACAGGCGACCCCGAGCGATGTCTCTGGTTTGCCACGGACAGCGGTTTGGTAAAATCCGATATCCAGGACTATTACGGATACGCCGGAGAAAACGAGCGGCTCGCCGGAATACGCTATACCATTGAAAGCGGTCTGGCCCATAACGATGTCCTGGCCCTCTGCCGGGACGCCTCCGGCGCGGTATGGGCGGGTACAAACGGTGGCGGCGTTAGCCGGCTCAAGGATGACGCAATTACCAATTTCACCGTAGAGAACGGCCTTTCCAGCAATGTCTGCAACTATATCCTCGAGTCCGGCAGCCGCTTGTATTTTGTGATGTCCAACGGACTCAATTGCTACGACGGCGAGACGTTCAAAGTCTATACTGAGGAGGATGGCTTCACCGCCAACACACAATCCCAGCCTCTCCTGGATCGAAAAGGAAACCTCTGGTTCAGATCGCCCAATGGTGTAATAAAATATGATCCTTCCTCCGACCGGCCGACTCTCATTCAACCGCCCGTTTATATCACCGGGCTTAAATTGTTCGATAAGAGCATCCCGGTTAGGGACGGAATCGTCCTCGATTACGACATGAACGGCCTGAATATAGAATTTGTCGGTATCTGCTTTGCCTCGCCGGGTGTCCTGTACAACTATCGACTGGAGGGCCTGGAGGCGGATTGGATCCCAACCCGCCAGAATTCCGTCTCCTACACCAACCTGCCTGAAGGCCGATATACATTCAAAGTCAAGGCGAGGAACCAAGACGGGGTCTGGAGCCGGGAGACGGCAACGCTGTCTTTCAGAATACTGCCACCCTTCTGGGCCACGCTCTGGTTCAGGGTCTTGAGCCTCGTTGCCATCGTTGCCGCTTTCTACGGGATTCACGAATTCAGGACACGCTTCATCAAGAAAAGAAACCTCGAACTCCTGCACGAGGTGAGTGAACGCAAGAAAGTGGAATCCGCCTTGCGGAAAGAACATGCCGAGGTGGAGAGCCTGAAGAACCGTCTCCAGGCCGAGAACATTTACCTGCAGGAAGAGATCCGGATCGAGCACGATTTCAAGGAGATCATCAGCAACAGCGACGCGCTGAACAAAGTGCTGGAGCGGGTGGAGCAGGTAGCCGCCACCGACGCCACGGTGCTTATTCTCGGCGAGACCGGGACCGGCAAGCAGCTCATTGCCCGGGCCGTGCACAATGTAAGCCCACGGGCCGAGAGGGCGCTGGTTACCGTGAACTGCGCCGCCCTGCCGGCCACTCTTATCGAGAGCGAGCTTTTCGGACATGAAAAGGGAGCGTTCACCGGAGCGCTTTCCAGAAAGATCGGGCGTTTCGAACTGGCGGACGGCGGCTCGATTTTCCTGGACGAGATCGGGGAAATGCCTCTCGACCTGCAGGCCAAGCTCCTGCGGGTCCTGCAGGACGGGGAATTCGAGCGGCTGGGCAGCACCGCCACGATCAGGGTCAATGTTCGGATCATTGCCGCCACCAACCGTGACCTCGAAAAAGAGGTGCGGCAGGACCGCTTCCGGCAGGACCTCTTCTACCGGCTCAATGTCTATCCGATTACCTGCCCGCCCCTGCGTGAGCACAAGGAGGACATCCCGCTGCTGGTCAACCATTTTGTCAATAAATACAGCGCCCAGGCCGGTAAGAAGATAAATTTCATCTCGCCGAACCTTATTGACAACCTGCAGTCTTACGACTGGCCGGGTAATGTCCGGGAACTGGAAAATGTCATCGAGCGGGCCGTGATTGTCAGCCGCAGGAACAAGCTCGAACTGGCCGAGTCTCTGCAGAAAGAGACCCAGCCCCGGGACCGGGATTCGAGAACCCCGACCCTGGAGGAACTGGAGCGGGAGCACATTGTAAAAGTGCTGAAAACCACCGGCTGGCGGATAAGAGGAAAATCCGGCGCGGCGGAAATTTTAGGGCTGAAACCGACAACGCTTGAATCGAGAATGGACAAGCTGGGGATCCGGCGCAACACCTGAATGGTATCCGAAATATCGGAGTCTCTCCGGCATTTCGGAGATTAGCCCGCGCGCCCGAAAGAGGCGATAAAGCCGAATAATAACATAAAATATTCAATGGAAGCCACTTGGACAACTGCCCGGGTGGCTTTTTTTATTCGGAACGGGTTTTGTATTTCGA
This genomic interval carries:
- a CDS encoding Hpt domain-containing protein; this encodes MEFDEETLLMFIEDAEENLRGIEDDLLALETAGRDRDDKLADKVFRAFHSVKGSAGYMALQNIRELAYAMEKTMNLICARKLAPGPEVIGVLLESAAILKEMTENPRSSDQSDTSRQLEKLEKYYSFRE
- a CDS encoding response regulator — its product is MVFDGQTLQSFVEGSLDKTKEIEKKINALEAWESTEIDNVLADELIQTMLSIEHGAKSMELKNIEALASLIGNILSMVHYKTMLPLPHVVNALLNSTEILIELIKHAESSNEANIADILKKLEGISSIAKIPRVLIADDQTFFRQMLRKLLVSMKYEVVGEASNGDEVVELFKREKPDLLILDIHMPGKNGDVVLEEITELAPFARVVMLTSIGDSDIVTKCLKLGAVNYILKGATREHMKAKIERSLRAYLE
- a CDS encoding carbohydrate-binding family 9-like protein, whose protein sequence is MIDLEKISRQKLAEYTCHRASGEITVDGRLDEPCWQAAPWSSPFVDIISGEPAFFDSRVKLLWDDSYLYIGYRIEETHVRARLTEQDSRIWEDNDVELFIAGRDAYYELEINALNTIYEVFWIWDDVLGQPGSAYPTTEWSPTLRKTEKLSQFIPPMHPRGERTGFFDFDITGMKHAVHVDGVINQDNVEDRGWSVELALPWAELAPLADGRALPPVDGDMWRIDCSRFQHCGRDGTKLEQCAGWTWNKHGYMNSHIPETFTFLKFSTKPVK
- a CDS encoding sigma 54-interacting transcriptional regulator; the protein is MMRMRRISLLLSTLAILVGSHRNLYAVKYPFRTYTAKDGLASNQVGSILQDRKGCLWLSTQGGISRFNGLNFTNYSVTDGLAGNSALKIFEDSRGGLWASFWGGGVSRYDGEKWTTLSDDYLRDNTVWTFFEDSRGRLWVTTFGAGVACLDKAGWQYHTVADGLPDNRVRTVFEDSKGNLWFGFQQYGVCRFDGKNWKHFYPLGPGALCQINSIVEDKEGDIWLAGYSKIKRESVAIEIRGTVEQGNYRIFDHKDGIPLGSDPSLLQDSQGNIWYSAQGGGVGVYDGTGWKTYTTQNGLPSDNITSIFEDKEKNLWFGTWGDGLVRLSDRAFVTYTEADGLPGNSVAPALEDRQGNLWFNDRYVEGVARYDGNKWTTYTSRDGLCSDHIVHLYMDSKGVIWFSSGYEISTLDGSRWKNYILENQWINRSFFEDRNGVIYIGTFQYKFNGRTIEPCLLKGENPDSPPSVLSTAQDTAGNLLFGTTECLLVFNGTDLRKLERGRVINAITGDPERCLWFATDSGLVKSDIQDYYGYAGENERLAGIRYTIESGLAHNDVLALCRDASGAVWAGTNGGGVSRLKDDAITNFTVENGLSSNVCNYILESGSRLYFVMSNGLNCYDGETFKVYTEEDGFTANTQSQPLLDRKGNLWFRSPNGVIKYDPSSDRPTLIQPPVYITGLKLFDKSIPVRDGIVLDYDMNGLNIEFVGICFASPGVLYNYRLEGLEADWIPTRQNSVSYTNLPEGRYTFKVKARNQDGVWSRETATLSFRILPPFWATLWFRVLSLVAIVAAFYGIHEFRTRFIKKRNLELLHEVSERKKVESALRKEHAEVESLKNRLQAENIYLQEEIRIEHDFKEIISNSDALNKVLERVEQVAATDATVLILGETGTGKQLIARAVHNVSPRAERALVTVNCAALPATLIESELFGHEKGAFTGALSRKIGRFELADGGSIFLDEIGEMPLDLQAKLLRVLQDGEFERLGSTATIRVNVRIIAATNRDLEKEVRQDRFRQDLFYRLNVYPITCPPLREHKEDIPLLVNHFVNKYSAQAGKKINFISPNLIDNLQSYDWPGNVRELENVIERAVIVSRRNKLELAESLQKETQPRDRDSRTPTLEELEREHIVKVLKTTGWRIRGKSGAAEILGLKPTTLESRMDKLGIRRNT